The Erigeron canadensis isolate Cc75 chromosome 4, C_canadensis_v1, whole genome shotgun sequence genome window below encodes:
- the LOC122596418 gene encoding uncharacterized protein LOC122596418: MIQETPNLAGNSRFRQLTDQISSLIYLSHSIKVFPSKWKLIRNKLEEITSILSSLPPEIQDSGNPNTILSGIIELFQDTTTCCNNLANKCIECTYSGKLLMQSDLDIIFAKFDKNLKCLVEFVNNDPSISNVNYAIVVSKPGFNANRDDIKFYVKDLMCRFKVGKIEMKKQALICFNEVIQEDERYVKFAMEVDGLVNVLIKFLSSKDVGVQEEGLKSVVTICGFDSYKNVLVGMGIVSSLVKVLENGSDLGKELATRCLMKITMNSDNSWSVSANGGVSILLKICGSGCDEGVFGGELVGLACGVLRNLIGVEEIKRFVVEEGAILMCIKLVKSKNEASQIGAIELIQVMASGNEFVRGLIVNEGGIRVLVRVIDPKSLYSSKAREKSMKAVMMLCTDSVGYMNSLRTYGFLDHILYFLQNGEVSIQESALRTAFWLSANSDEFKKAMGDAGFIQEIVKFLDAKSFEGREMAAETLLRLVMMPRNQKRFVQNDQNVTLLLKLVDLQEGNSGNRKLLLSIIMSLTFCNEGRRKILCSEYLKNIEKLADDQVLDAKRIIRNLSSNRLRSMIRGIWHS, translated from the coding sequence ATGATACAAGAAACACCCAACCTCGCCGGAAATTCAAGATTCCGTCAACTCACCGAtcaaatatcttcattaatatATCTCTCTCATTCAATAAAAGTATTCCCATCTAAATGGAAATTAATAAGAAACAAACTAGAAGAAATTACTTCAATCCTATCATCTCTCCCGCCGGAAATTCAAGATTCCGGCAACCCCAACACAATACTCTCCGGCATCATTGAGTTGTTTCAAGATACAACAACTTGTTGTAACAATTTGGCTAATAAATGTATCGAATGTACGTATAGTGGGAAGTTGTTAATGCAAAGTGATCTTGATATTATATTTGCTAAATTTGACAAGAATTTGAAATGTTTAGTTGAGTTTGTTAACAATGATCCCTCTATATCCAATGTAAACTACGCAATTGTGGTATCGAAGCCAGGGTTTAATGCGAATAGAGACGATATAAAGTTTTATGTCAAAGATTTGATGTGTAGGTTTAAAGTTGGCAAAATTGAGATGAAAAAACAAGCATTGATTTGTTTTAATGAAGTTATACAAGAAGATGAAAGATATGTTAAATTTGCAATGGAAGTTGATGGACTTGTTAATGTTTTAATCAAATTTTTGAGTTCCAAAGATGTTGGAGTTCAAGAAGAAGGGCTAAAATCGGTTGTAACGATTTGCGGGTTTGATTCGTATAAAAATGTACTAGTTGGGATGGggattgtttcatctttggttAAGGTTTTGGAAAATGGGAGTGATTTAGGAAAAGAATTAGCTACAAGGTGTTTAATGAAAATTACTATGAATTCGGATAATTCTTGGTCAGTTTCAGCTAATGGTGGTGtatctattttgttaaaaatatgtgGAAGTGGTTGTGATGAAGGTGTTTTTGGGGGTGAATTAGTTGGTTTGGCATGTGGGGTATTGAGAAATCTTATTGGTGTTGAGGAGATTAAGAGGTTTGTAGTTGAAGAAGGCGCGATTTTAATGTGTATTAAGCTAGTTAAGTCGAAAAATGAGGCTTCACAAATTGGTGCAATTGAGTTAATTCAAGTTATGGCATCTGGGAATGAATTTGTGAGGGGTTTGATTGTGAATGAAGGTGGaattcgtgttcttgttcgtgtTATTGATCCAAAATCGTTGTATTCGTCTAAGGCAAGAGAGAAATCCATGAAGGCTGTTATGATGTTATGTACAGATTCAGTTGGATATATGAATAGTTTAAGAACATATGGTTTTTTGGATCATAtactttattttcttcaaaatggTGAGGTTTCTATTCAAGAATCTGCTTTAAGGACTGCTTTTTGGCTTTCGGCGAATTCAGATGAATTCAAGAAGGCAATGGGTGATGCAGGATTTATACAAGAAATCGTTAAGTTTCTTGACGCGAAGTCATTTGAGGGACGAGAGATGGCAGCTGAGACGCTTTTGCGATTGGTGATGATGCCTAGAAACCAAAAAAGATTTgtgcaaaatgaccaaaatgTGACCTTGCTACTAAAATTGGTTGATCTACAAGAAGGTAATTCTGGTAACAGAAAGCTTTTACTTTCAATAATCATGTCATTAACTTTTTGTAATGAAGGGAGAAGGAAAATTTTATGCTCTGAGTACTTGAAGAATATAGAAAAACTTGCAGATGATCAAGTGTTAGATGCAAAAAGGATCATTAGGAACTTGTCTTCCAACCGATTAAGAAGCATGATTAGGGGAATTTGGCATTCTTGA